One genomic window of Desmospora activa DSM 45169 includes the following:
- a CDS encoding N-6 DNA methylase, which yields MNTQEIVQKLWNLCNVLRDDGITYHQYVTELTYILFLKMMNERGQEEAIPEKYRWHQLCSLHGEEMYKHYRALLTHLGTEAEDELIRQIYHNASTNIDQPKNLEKIIRSIDDLDWYSAREEGLGNLYEGLLEKNASEKKSGAGQYFTPRPLIDVMVKLIDPQPGERCNDPAAGTFGFMIAADQHVKNKTDNYYDVLKLRTFQVHEAFSGCELVQETHRLALMNARLHGIEGKIHLGDSLSSIGMQMDEMDVILTNPPFGTKRGGERPARDDLTFPSTNKQLNFLQHIYRALKQNEKARAAVVLPDNVLFEDGVGRQVREDLMNKCRLHTILRLPTGIFYAQGVKTNVLFFERGSTDTGNTEEVWFYDLRTNMPSFGKRNALTEAHFDDFVKAYTATDRTQVEDTRWSRFTREEIRAKGDTLDLGLIVDESLSVYENLPDPIDSAEEAIAKLERATSLLNEVVTELKKAEGVKK from the coding sequence ATGAACACCCAAGAAATCGTACAAAAGCTGTGGAATCTCTGTAATGTCCTGCGTGACGACGGGATCACCTATCATCAGTACGTGACTGAGCTCACGTACATTCTTTTTCTTAAAATGATGAATGAGCGCGGACAGGAAGAGGCCATCCCGGAAAAATATCGTTGGCACCAACTGTGCTCCCTCCATGGGGAAGAAATGTACAAACATTATCGTGCACTGCTCACTCACTTAGGCACCGAGGCGGAAGATGAGCTGATTCGCCAAATCTATCACAACGCTTCTACTAATATTGACCAGCCCAAAAACCTGGAGAAGATTATCCGCTCCATCGATGATCTTGATTGGTACAGTGCCCGCGAAGAAGGGCTTGGCAATTTGTATGAGGGACTGTTGGAGAAAAACGCCAGCGAAAAGAAATCAGGTGCCGGTCAATACTTTACTCCACGGCCCCTGATCGATGTGATGGTAAAACTGATCGACCCCCAACCCGGCGAGCGTTGCAATGATCCTGCCGCCGGCACCTTTGGCTTTATGATTGCTGCGGATCAGCATGTGAAGAACAAGACAGACAATTACTACGATGTATTGAAGTTACGAACCTTTCAGGTTCATGAAGCCTTCAGTGGCTGTGAATTGGTACAGGAGACCCATCGCCTCGCCTTGATGAACGCCCGTCTGCACGGAATTGAAGGCAAAATCCATCTGGGAGACTCCCTCTCCAGTATCGGGATGCAAATGGATGAGATGGATGTCATCCTCACCAATCCACCCTTTGGAACCAAGCGGGGCGGAGAGCGGCCGGCGCGGGATGATCTTACCTTTCCCAGCACCAACAAACAGCTTAATTTCCTTCAACATATCTACCGGGCGTTGAAGCAAAACGAGAAAGCCCGTGCCGCCGTCGTCCTACCGGATAATGTTCTGTTTGAAGATGGAGTCGGCCGCCAAGTACGGGAAGACCTGATGAACAAGTGTCGACTCCATACGATTCTGCGCCTGCCTACTGGCATCTTCTACGCGCAAGGTGTTAAAACCAATGTGCTCTTCTTTGAACGGGGCAGCACCGATACGGGCAATACCGAAGAAGTCTGGTTTTATGACCTACGCACCAACATGCCCAGCTTTGGCAAGCGCAACGCTCTCACCGAAGCTCACTTTGACGACTTTGTCAAAGCCTACACCGCCACCGACCGTACCCAAGTGGAAGATACACGCTGGTCCCGCTTTACCCGCGAAGAAATCCGAGCCAAGGGAGACACCCTCGACCTGGGACTGATCGTCGACGAATCCCTTTCTGTATACGAAAACCTCCCCGACCCCATCGACTCCGCCGAAGAAGCCATCGCCAAACTGGAACGCGCCACCAGCCTGTTAAACGAAGTGGTGACGGAGTTGAAAAAAGCGGAGGGGGTGAAGAAGTGA
- a CDS encoding restriction endonuclease subunit S — MSRKKKQTKSMEELLQEALVPKEEQPYDVPENWVWVRLLNGVVSCLDKFRKPVNARERELRKGDIPYYGATGQVGWIDDYLTNEELVLVGEDGAPFLDPIKPKAYRIEGKAWVNNHAHILKSSFGSVGNRFLTYYLNQFNYNGFVTGTTRLKLTQAKLKQIPFPLPPLPEQKRIVNRVESLLGKIDEAKQLIKEAQESFEQRRAAILARAFCGELTRTWREQNPDIEPADRLLERIREEKAQSETLKRGRKKSGDLSPIDPPYELPEGWTWVRLGEIAESTVYGTSTKTNDEANGIPVIRMGNIQYGEIDLTNLRYLPSDHPDIEKYQLEENDLLFNRTNSYELVGKTGIVRSQHAGKMTFASYLVRVRLYCKDLLAQYICYYINSVDGRNHLLSTVTQQVGQANINATKLLGLPVPLPPENELIHLNRLLQQVFKIEEESKSALTSFDFTILTQSILARAFRGELGTNDSSEENALELLKQTLAEQHGLAYEQTPKHTLLAAEQGELYKIT; from the coding sequence GTGAGTCGCAAAAAGAAACAGACAAAGTCAATGGAGGAGCTATTGCAGGAAGCTCTGGTGCCGAAGGAGGAGCAGCCGTATGATGTGCCGGAGAATTGGGTGTGGGTAAGGTTATTAAATGGAGTAGTAAGTTGTCTAGATAAGTTTAGAAAACCTGTTAATGCACGTGAAAGGGAATTAAGAAAAGGAGATATTCCCTACTATGGTGCTACTGGGCAAGTTGGTTGGATTGATGATTATTTGACTAACGAAGAACTGGTGCTTGTTGGCGAGGATGGAGCCCCATTTTTAGATCCTATAAAACCGAAAGCTTATAGAATTGAAGGGAAAGCATGGGTTAACAATCATGCTCATATTCTTAAATCCAGCTTTGGGAGTGTGGGTAACAGGTTTTTAACCTATTACTTGAATCAATTTAATTATAATGGATTCGTTACCGGTACAACGAGACTAAAATTAACACAAGCAAAGCTGAAGCAAATCCCCTTCCCCCTCCCCCCTCTTCCGGAACAAAAACGAATCGTCAACCGTGTTGAATCCCTACTTGGGAAAATCGACGAGGCGAAGCAACTGATTAAAGAAGCACAGGAAAGTTTTGAACAACGTCGCGCCGCCATCCTTGCCCGTGCCTTCTGCGGAGAACTGACCCGCACTTGGCGGGAACAAAACCCCGACATCGAACCCGCCGACCGATTGCTGGAACGGATTCGGGAAGAGAAGGCTCAATCGGAGACGTTGAAGCGTGGACGGAAAAAGAGTGGTGATTTGTCACCGATTGATCCACCTTATGAGTTGCCGGAGGGATGGACGTGGGTGCGGTTGGGGGAGATTGCAGAGAGTACGGTTTACGGTACATCTACAAAAACGAATGATGAAGCGAATGGAATTCCTGTAATAAGAATGGGGAACATTCAATATGGAGAAATTGATCTGACCAATTTACGTTATTTGCCCAGTGATCATCCAGATATAGAGAAATATCAATTGGAAGAAAATGATTTATTGTTTAACCGGACGAATAGCTATGAACTTGTTGGAAAAACCGGTATCGTCAGATCCCAACATGCTGGGAAAATGACATTTGCCTCATACTTGGTAAGAGTTCGTTTATATTGCAAGGATTTATTGGCCCAATATATTTGTTACTACATTAACAGTGTTGATGGGCGAAATCATCTACTATCAACAGTGACTCAACAAGTGGGTCAAGCAAATATAAATGCTACAAAATTGCTCGGTTTACCTGTTCCTTTACCACCAGAAAATGAATTGATCCATCTGAACAGATTATTACAACAGGTATTTAAAATAGAAGAAGAAAGTAAAAGTGCACTTACATCCTTTGATTTTACTATTCTCACCCAATCCATCCTCGCCCGCGCCTTCCGTGGCGAACTGGGCACCAACGACTCCTCAGAGGAGAACGCCTTAGAACTCCTCAAACAAACCTTGGCAGAGCAACATGGACTGGCTTACGAGCAGACCCCAAAGCATACTCTATTGGCTGCAGAGCAAGGAGAATTATATAAAATCACATGA
- a CDS encoding RNA-guided endonuclease TnpB family protein, which yields MPTITLRLELFKPTEAKQTMYRQMTAINTEFATWLLLHPEVNQATSKIFKEFSSDPFPSAVVNQTIREVKSQKKKQRAKTFRKMWCCFNNQNFKVEKSGDFYTVSFPTLEKRIGVPVVTRPFQQAWLEKIVQGSVKLGAAKLYQKKRKWYMALPLTWEVEATTKKKVMGIDLGLRYLAVSSVGTQSLFFKGSPCAFVRRFFFSRRRKLGKNKKLQAIRQSKNKESRWMKNLNHQISRQLVNFAITHGVGTIRMEDLTDIRNRAQSKREPGRSMHSWSFYQLKAFIRYKAEMAGIRFEEVNPEYTSQTCKCGHREKRNRQGLRFQCKKCGYDCHADLNGAINIGKAISGLAP from the coding sequence ATGCCCACCATCACACTACGGCTTGAGCTGTTTAAGCCGACGGAAGCGAAACAAACCATGTATCGGCAAATGACTGCAATCAATACGGAGTTTGCGACCTGGCTTCTCCTACACCCTGAGGTCAATCAGGCAACCAGCAAGATTTTCAAGGAGTTTTCCTCCGATCCCTTTCCGTCTGCGGTTGTGAATCAAACGATTCGCGAAGTGAAGTCCCAGAAGAAAAAGCAACGTGCAAAAACGTTTCGTAAGATGTGGTGTTGCTTTAACAACCAAAATTTCAAGGTGGAGAAAAGTGGGGATTTCTATACCGTCTCCTTTCCCACCCTCGAAAAAAGGATTGGCGTTCCTGTGGTTACTCGTCCCTTTCAGCAAGCGTGGTTAGAGAAAATCGTGCAGGGGTCGGTGAAACTTGGGGCGGCGAAGCTCTATCAAAAGAAGCGGAAATGGTATATGGCCCTCCCCCTCACCTGGGAAGTGGAAGCAACCACCAAGAAAAAAGTGATGGGGATTGACCTTGGACTTCGCTATCTCGCTGTCAGTAGTGTGGGGACACAATCGCTGTTTTTCAAAGGAAGTCCCTGTGCCTTTGTTCGGCGCTTCTTTTTCTCACGGAGAAGAAAGTTAGGAAAGAACAAGAAATTACAAGCGATCCGCCAATCCAAAAACAAAGAATCTCGCTGGATGAAGAACCTGAATCATCAAATCAGCCGTCAATTGGTCAACTTCGCGATCACCCACGGTGTGGGAACGATCCGCATGGAAGACCTGACAGATATCCGTAACCGAGCCCAGTCAAAAAGAGAACCGGGAAGAAGCATGCATTCATGGTCTTTCTACCAATTAAAAGCCTTTATTCGGTACAAGGCGGAAATGGCTGGAATCCGCTTTGAAGAAGTGAACCCTGAATACACGAGCCAGACGTGTAAGTGTGGACACAGGGAGAAGCGGAATCGACAGGGGCTTCGTTTTCAATGCAAAAAATGTGGCTATGACTGCCATGCCGATTTAAACGGAGCCATCAATATCGGAAAAGCCATCTCCGGCCTTGCACCCTAG
- a CDS encoding DUF1963 domain-containing protein: MKEQLAYSVRIKMKRTSDDSLSIGQSKIGGDPDLPEDWEWPSFYNVYNKRTIPLFFVSQLNLSEINMWDYEGRLPSHGWIYFFDHDYLEDYQFYALHFKGRVDELTRRTIDDESKVRFRPEDWKRLDRYDPCQLSYWAEWMLPCDGGAPDELYNIESISGADVTDRYYDLNDEIENLCPFPAQSRLFGYPYMEVEVDNWPLLQ; the protein is encoded by the coding sequence TTGAAAGAGCAATTGGCATACTCTGTTCGAATCAAAATGAAACGTACTTCCGACGACTCACTTTCCATCGGGCAGTCAAAGATCGGTGGCGATCCCGATTTACCTGAGGACTGGGAATGGCCAAGTTTCTACAATGTATATAATAAACGAACGATACCACTCTTTTTTGTCAGTCAGTTAAATCTGTCGGAAATAAACATGTGGGATTATGAAGGACGTCTTCCATCACATGGATGGATCTATTTCTTTGATCATGACTACCTAGAGGATTATCAGTTTTATGCCCTTCATTTTAAGGGGAGGGTGGATGAACTCACCCGTCGAACTATCGACGATGAGTCAAAAGTACGATTTCGCCCAGAGGATTGGAAGAGACTTGATCGTTATGATCCATGCCAACTCTCCTACTGGGCAGAGTGGATGCTTCCTTGTGATGGCGGCGCCCCCGATGAATTATATAATATTGAAAGCATATCTGGAGCGGATGTGACCGACCGTTATTATGATTTAAATGACGAAATCGAAAACCTATGTCCGTTTCCAGCGCAAAGTCGGTTGTTTGGATATCCTTATATGGAAGTAGAAGTCGATAATTGGCCCCTTTTACAGTAA
- a CDS encoding SMI1/KNR4 family protein, whose protein sequence is MSTQKMQWENGEKLDDHLIREMERYFGFRLPLDFVNVVKQYDGGRPVQYFFDYDRRKRVMFGELLSFNPNKKFNAVSAYGSLYEDEDIELPKELVPFALDPAGNLYCFDYSQDNIRPSVVFVDHEGSEDVDYICDTFTDLVNKLYLDR, encoded by the coding sequence GTGAGCACTCAAAAAATGCAGTGGGAAAATGGAGAGAAACTTGATGATCATTTAATTAGAGAAATGGAAAGGTATTTTGGCTTTCGCCTTCCACTGGATTTTGTGAATGTTGTAAAGCAATATGATGGTGGAAGGCCGGTTCAGTACTTTTTTGATTATGATAGGCGCAAACGAGTGATGTTCGGTGAACTTCTCTCCTTTAATCCAAACAAAAAGTTTAATGCTGTTTCCGCCTATGGATCACTGTATGAAGACGAGGATATAGAGTTACCAAAGGAACTCGTTCCTTTTGCGCTAGATCCTGCTGGTAACCTTTATTGTTTTGACTATAGCCAAGATAACATTCGACCATCGGTTGTTTTTGTTGACCATGAAGGCTCGGAGGATGTTGATTATATTTGTGATACCTTTACAGACTTAGTCAATAAACTTTATTTGGATCGATAA
- a CDS encoding SMI1/KNR4 family protein, with translation MIKEVGGKKEMSLNKIIELINLYGEKDDFSERASDKQISKIEQDLDVILPNSYQWFLKHFGHGGIAGVEILGTTAMGVYPVINATIYCRRYNLPPSFVLIENVDEWVNCLDTARMNNGECPVVSWDRFGNSRIKYDNFYDFLFDQFRQAVDNLDEEGLVLKNDR, from the coding sequence ATGATAAAAGAAGTTGGAGGAAAGAAAGAAATGAGCCTAAATAAAATCATAGAACTTATCAATCTGTATGGCGAGAAGGATGATTTTAGTGAAAGAGCATCGGATAAGCAGATCAGTAAAATCGAGCAAGATCTTGATGTAATCCTTCCAAATAGCTATCAATGGTTTCTTAAACATTTTGGTCATGGTGGTATCGCTGGTGTTGAGATTTTAGGGACTACTGCAATGGGAGTTTATCCAGTAATAAATGCAACGATTTATTGTCGAAGGTATAATCTCCCGCCCTCGTTTGTTCTGATTGAAAATGTCGATGAATGGGTGAATTGCCTTGATACAGCACGTATGAATAATGGGGAGTGTCCGGTAGTTAGCTGGGATCGGTTTGGCAACAGTAGAATAAAGTATGATAACTTTTACGACTTTCTGTTTGATCAATTTCGACAAGCTGTTGATAATCTGGATGAGGAGGGTTTAGTCCTGAAAAATGATAGGTAA